The Nitrospira sp. KM1 genome includes a window with the following:
- a CDS encoding bi-domain-containing oxidoreductase, with the protein MKQVIQHFRTGVLSVESVPAPTISDGEILVANRVSLISPGTERATVQVAKKSLIGKALDRPQEVRKVVAALQKDGLLATFHRVLDRLDTPGALGYSSAGVVLAVGKHVQGLSVGDRVACAGQNYASHAEIISVPTHLCVKLPDGIAFEDAAFVTLGAIALQGVRQAKPSLGERIAVIGLGLLGQLTVQLLKACGCVVLASDPDVSRRNLAHELGADVIPSPQDLIEASRAFSRGVGMDAVIITASTASNEPVETAGEISRQKGRVIVVGAVGMTLPREPYYKKELDFRLSMSYGPGRYDKQYEERGHDYPIGYVRWTEQRNMEAVLDLLGQGKVNTSKLVTDRYPIERAEEAYDRLKAGAASPMAVLLFYAGETADGSSRMVCRAIRKAGAVSLGIIGAGQHVRDMLLPQLTAIRNVSIAAICTGSGITAKLIAEKYEAGYCTTDFRAILGDETVNSVLIGTRHDSHADITLEALHAGKHVFVEKPLCITESELERIAEHWERAAAEGLQLWVGFNRRFSSHATKIIEFFNGRRNPLVMIYRVNAGTIAPTHWIQDPSIGGGRIIGEACHFIDFMQAVCGARPISIHAVRIASHTSGISEDQTILSMTFKDGSIGTLVYTAGGDAAIPKERFEAFGDGKAVILDDFTTTEFWEGGTKKRHKTAVRDKGFQEEMRQFTEAVVGAGRSGPTFEEIYAVTRTCLLALSAQKTGAVYDV; encoded by the coding sequence ATGAAGCAGGTCATACAACATTTCAGGACAGGTGTACTCAGTGTCGAATCCGTCCCGGCGCCTACTATTTCTGACGGCGAAATCCTGGTCGCCAATCGGGTCTCGCTGATTAGTCCGGGAACGGAGAGAGCCACCGTCCAAGTCGCCAAAAAATCACTGATTGGCAAGGCTCTGGACCGTCCGCAGGAAGTACGCAAAGTCGTTGCGGCTCTCCAGAAGGACGGCCTGCTTGCCACGTTCCACCGGGTCCTCGATCGTCTCGATACTCCCGGCGCCCTCGGTTACAGCTCGGCCGGTGTGGTGCTGGCTGTCGGCAAACATGTCCAGGGTCTCTCTGTCGGAGACCGGGTGGCCTGTGCCGGACAGAATTACGCGTCGCACGCTGAGATCATATCTGTTCCGACGCACCTGTGCGTGAAGCTCCCTGATGGCATCGCATTTGAGGACGCCGCGTTTGTCACGCTTGGTGCGATTGCGCTTCAGGGAGTTCGACAGGCCAAGCCGAGTCTAGGCGAGCGGATCGCCGTGATAGGGCTTGGTCTTCTCGGTCAACTGACTGTGCAACTCCTGAAAGCTTGCGGCTGCGTCGTTCTGGCTTCCGACCCTGACGTGTCGAGACGTAATCTGGCCCATGAATTGGGTGCCGATGTCATCCCATCGCCGCAGGATTTGATCGAGGCCTCGCGTGCGTTCAGCCGAGGGGTCGGCATGGATGCCGTCATTATCACCGCAAGCACAGCTTCCAATGAGCCGGTGGAAACCGCCGGTGAAATTTCACGCCAGAAAGGCCGGGTCATCGTTGTTGGAGCCGTCGGAATGACGCTCCCGCGCGAGCCCTACTACAAGAAGGAACTGGACTTTCGGCTTTCGATGTCCTACGGCCCGGGCCGCTATGACAAGCAGTACGAGGAGAGGGGACACGACTATCCGATCGGGTACGTACGTTGGACTGAACAGCGCAACATGGAGGCGGTTCTCGATCTATTAGGGCAGGGCAAGGTCAATACATCGAAGCTCGTGACGGACCGTTATCCGATTGAACGTGCAGAGGAAGCCTATGATCGTCTGAAAGCCGGTGCGGCATCGCCGATGGCCGTGCTCCTCTTCTATGCCGGAGAAACCGCAGATGGCTCGTCTCGAATGGTCTGCCGGGCCATCAGGAAGGCTGGAGCGGTTAGTCTCGGGATCATCGGAGCTGGACAGCATGTACGAGACATGTTGCTCCCACAGTTGACTGCCATCCGCAACGTGTCGATCGCAGCGATCTGCACCGGGTCCGGTATTACGGCCAAGTTGATTGCTGAAAAGTACGAGGCAGGCTATTGCACGACCGATTTCCGCGCCATCCTCGGTGATGAGACGGTCAATTCCGTTCTGATCGGCACAAGGCATGATTCCCATGCCGACATCACGCTGGAAGCGCTTCATGCCGGCAAGCATGTGTTTGTCGAGAAACCTCTTTGCATCACCGAGTCGGAGCTGGAGCGCATCGCGGAGCATTGGGAGCGCGCGGCTGCCGAGGGATTGCAGCTGTGGGTGGGATTCAATCGGAGATTTTCTTCCCATGCGACCAAGATCATCGAGTTCTTCAACGGCCGGCGCAATCCCTTGGTCATGATCTACCGTGTCAACGCCGGAACGATTGCTCCGACGCACTGGATCCAGGATCCGTCGATCGGCGGAGGGCGAATCATCGGCGAGGCCTGCCATTTCATCGATTTCATGCAGGCCGTCTGCGGGGCTCGGCCGATCTCGATTCATGCGGTCCGCATAGCCAGTCATACCTCGGGCATCTCGGAAGATCAGACGATTCTCTCGATGACATTCAAGGACGGTTCCATCGGCACGCTCGTCTACACGGCCGGGGGCGATGCGGCTATTCCGAAAGAGCGCTTTGAAGCGTTCGGAGACGGCAAAGCCGTGATTTTGGACGATTTCACGACGACTGAATTCTGGGAAGGTGGAACCAAGAAACGCCACAAGACGGCGGTACGCGATAAAGGGTTTCAGGAAGAGATGCGGCAATTTACTGAAGCGGTCGTCGGGGCCGGCCGCAGCGGACCTACATTCGAGGAGATCTACGCAGTGACGAGGACCTGTCTCTTGGCCCTGTCAGCTCAGAAAACCGGAGCGGTATACGACGTCTGA
- a CDS encoding alginate lyase family protein produces MYSLTASGRTFGWYARRLSVMRPQELWARIGSQCGIAVLSLRHRLGLTPAVSEQSDFRRYRFCTAQTSVLPARPSEALDEHMVERVLAGGLPQIGWNWTWRDESDTWHRDRQTGILWPRRFFNSISYREGNPYGDVRCLWEPSRLQQLVILGMIAACEGNPSRDRALKMLEAQFLSWVDANPLYTGPHYISAMECALRLIAVCHTFDQVRMQITDPERIWISLVQLVEGHAALIRQRMSLHSSLGNHTIAEAAALVYAGVLFPEMPQAAEWESIGLWVLESEAGHQILADGGGIEQGFWYLKFISDLYGLTADLLAHHGRSVPAKILQAIRRSRSFLSAMADSDGRLPSIGDSDDGYALTPLLGIRHDVQEGKALSTFASSGYSIIHGKGRVKTTLMFDHGSLGMAPCFAHGHADALSVALREDREDILVDPGTFVYSGKPEWRAYFRGTRAHNTVAVDSLDQAVQETPFQWSSSFSARLVSRREAKDGQITLIAMHDGYVRRCGVHHWRGVLSNGDGLWVIVDMLTGQGAHALELNWHLGRRPVVQGTEYVLPGLESKFCLSATGGTHELIRAGDNASGGWRSSFYGVREPLDTLRVRYHGTLPHHFVTCITERPIDENVRLSAMSLLKGLIDEARTH; encoded by the coding sequence ATGTATTCACTGACAGCGTCGGGGCGGACGTTTGGTTGGTATGCCAGGCGGCTGAGCGTGATGAGGCCTCAGGAACTGTGGGCTCGAATAGGCTCACAGTGCGGCATAGCCGTGCTGTCACTCCGACATCGCCTTGGCCTGACGCCGGCCGTGTCGGAGCAATCGGATTTTCGACGCTATCGCTTCTGCACGGCGCAAACATCCGTTCTTCCCGCAAGACCATCGGAAGCACTCGATGAGCACATGGTCGAACGGGTCCTTGCCGGGGGATTGCCGCAGATAGGCTGGAACTGGACATGGCGCGACGAAAGCGATACATGGCACCGAGATCGGCAGACCGGAATCCTGTGGCCGAGACGCTTCTTCAATTCGATTTCCTATCGTGAAGGAAATCCCTACGGCGACGTCCGCTGTCTGTGGGAGCCCTCCCGTCTGCAGCAGTTGGTGATTCTGGGCATGATTGCCGCCTGCGAGGGAAATCCGTCGCGAGACCGCGCCCTCAAGATGCTCGAGGCCCAGTTCCTCTCCTGGGTTGACGCCAATCCGCTCTATACAGGCCCCCATTATATTTCGGCTATGGAATGCGCTCTCCGTCTCATAGCTGTCTGCCACACGTTCGATCAGGTGCGCATGCAGATCACCGATCCCGAGCGCATCTGGATCTCACTGGTACAACTCGTCGAAGGGCACGCGGCGTTGATCCGGCAGAGGATGTCTCTGCACTCTTCTCTGGGGAACCATACGATTGCGGAGGCAGCGGCTCTCGTCTACGCAGGAGTGCTCTTTCCAGAAATGCCGCAGGCGGCGGAATGGGAATCGATCGGTCTTTGGGTCCTGGAATCCGAGGCCGGTCATCAAATTCTTGCCGATGGCGGTGGAATCGAACAGGGGTTCTGGTACCTGAAGTTTATATCCGATTTGTACGGACTGACCGCGGATCTGCTCGCGCACCATGGGCGTAGTGTACCCGCAAAGATCTTACAGGCCATCAGGCGGAGCCGGTCATTTCTTTCCGCTATGGCGGACTCCGATGGCCGTTTGCCCTCCATCGGCGACAGTGACGATGGGTATGCGCTGACTCCCTTGTTGGGCATCCGGCACGACGTCCAAGAGGGGAAGGCGCTGAGCACCTTCGCTTCGTCGGGCTATTCGATCATTCACGGTAAGGGCCGGGTGAAGACCACGTTGATGTTCGATCACGGTTCTTTGGGCATGGCGCCGTGCTTTGCCCACGGGCATGCAGACGCCTTATCGGTCGCTCTGCGCGAGGATCGTGAAGACATTCTCGTCGATCCGGGAACGTTCGTGTACTCGGGAAAGCCCGAGTGGCGAGCCTATTTCAGGGGAACGCGAGCACACAATACGGTCGCGGTCGACAGCCTGGACCAAGCGGTTCAGGAAACACCCTTCCAGTGGTCTTCCTCATTCAGCGCGCGGTTGGTCTCACGCAGAGAAGCGAAGGACGGGCAAATTACGTTGATCGCGATGCACGATGGGTATGTGAGGAGATGCGGCGTCCACCACTGGCGTGGGGTGCTGTCCAATGGTGATGGATTGTGGGTCATCGTCGATATGCTGACCGGGCAAGGAGCGCACGCGCTTGAACTCAACTGGCACCTGGGCCGAAGGCCGGTCGTGCAAGGCACCGAATATGTGCTTCCCGGACTTGAATCGAAATTCTGTTTATCTGCCACCGGCGGGACTCATGAACTTATTCGGGCGGGTGACAATGCGTCCGGTGGGTGGCGTTCCTCCTTCTATGGGGTCCGTGAACCGCTGGATACGTTACGTGTCCGCTATCACGGAACCTTGCCCCATCATTTCGTGACGTGCATAACGGAGCGCCCGATTGACGAAAATGTTCGCCTATCGGCTATGTCGCTCCTGAAAGGCCTGATCGATGAAGCCCGAACGCATTGA
- a CDS encoding WecB/TagA/CpsF family glycosyltransferase — translation MKPERIEILGVPVDCLTMNQALEHVDSVLMSGTAHSVVAVNPEKVMKALDDKRLLERLGRASVLIPDGIGVVFAARILGLGRFERVPGSELMPKLCELAARKGYRTFLFGAAVDVLASAVETLRQRYPGIIIAGSQHGFVADEDMPGLIERINSLEVDILFVALGSPKQEDWIDRYLPLLRVRLCQGVGGTFDVIAGRVKRAPAAFRAAHLEWFYRLATNPQRIRRQTALPKFVFEVLKQRAKHNFILFGHRTTPKSQPTQRPHS, via the coding sequence ATGAAGCCCGAACGCATTGAGATTCTCGGCGTTCCGGTCGACTGCCTCACGATGAACCAGGCGCTGGAACATGTCGACTCCGTCTTGATGAGCGGCACGGCCCACAGCGTGGTCGCGGTCAATCCGGAGAAGGTCATGAAGGCGCTCGACGACAAGAGGCTACTCGAACGGCTCGGTCGCGCCAGCGTGCTGATCCCGGACGGAATCGGGGTGGTCTTTGCCGCGCGCATATTAGGCTTAGGCCGGTTCGAGCGTGTCCCGGGCTCTGAACTCATGCCCAAGCTCTGCGAGTTAGCCGCGCGAAAGGGTTATCGCACATTTCTGTTCGGGGCCGCTGTCGATGTTCTCGCCAGTGCGGTCGAGACACTACGCCAGCGATATCCCGGCATCATCATTGCCGGGTCGCAGCATGGGTTTGTAGCGGATGAAGACATGCCGGGGTTGATCGAGCGGATCAATTCACTGGAGGTCGATATCTTATTCGTGGCATTGGGCAGCCCCAAACAAGAGGATTGGATCGACCGCTATCTGCCTTTATTAAGAGTCCGGCTGTGTCAGGGTGTCGGAGGAACGTTCGACGTCATTGCCGGCCGGGTCAAGCGCGCCCCCGCTGCCTTCCGCGCAGCGCATCTGGAATGGTTTTACCGCCTGGCGACCAATCCGCAACGGATACGCCGGCAAACCGCGCTGCCAAAGTTTGTGTTCGAAGTATTGAAACAGCGAGCCAAGCATAACTTCATCTTGTTCGGACATCGTACGACCCCAAAATCGCAGCCGACCCAGCGCCCCCATTCGTAA
- the xrtD gene encoding VPLPA-CTERM-specific exosortase XrtD, which produces METVHMQDMNVAEHSILAEGKPSRYSENDNQRRYSAPVMWAVAGLFAVLLIGAAYADTLAYVIQQWMEDDNYSHGFFIPVIVAVLIWRKRDFMLAAGIRPSWWGVLVLAVGGLLLIVGQLATLNVIENASLWLVIVGLFLAVTGPRATWEVAFPLGYLLTMFPLPQMIQQNLSSSLQLLSSKFGVGCLQLIGVTAFREGNVIDLGPIQLQVVEACSGLRYLFPLVSLALLCGYLFQDRLWKRVLLVGSAIPLAIFLNGIRIGVIGVLVEWYGQGAAEGFMHFFEGWVVFVVSFVILLAEMQLLSRIGQSAPQPSPSPAHGSVAKPFSAVPVWSSSMTVCLLLLLGIAAASVPLRGREDITPSRQLFLDFPMDLSGWHGSPLTMEKVYVDALRFDDYLLANYQTSANGPINLYVAYYGSQKTGQSAHSPKTCLPGGGWEVTSLDQITVGNGLSNRIFFANRAVIQKGDARQIVLYWFKQRERIVTNEYLVKAWLFWDALTKQRTDGALIRLVAPVLPGEDDAATDQRLQQFAALVQPTLSAYVPD; this is translated from the coding sequence ATGGAGACCGTGCATATGCAGGACATGAACGTTGCCGAACACTCGATCCTCGCGGAAGGGAAACCATCCCGCTATTCGGAGAACGACAATCAACGGCGTTACTCGGCACCTGTGATGTGGGCGGTCGCCGGGCTATTCGCTGTGCTGCTCATCGGTGCGGCCTATGCCGACACGCTGGCGTACGTCATCCAACAGTGGATGGAAGACGACAATTATAGCCACGGATTCTTCATCCCGGTGATCGTTGCCGTGTTGATTTGGCGGAAGCGCGATTTCATGCTCGCCGCCGGTATCCGGCCTTCGTGGTGGGGCGTGCTGGTGCTAGCGGTCGGCGGTCTGCTTCTCATCGTGGGGCAACTTGCAACCTTGAATGTCATCGAGAACGCATCGTTATGGCTGGTCATTGTCGGTCTCTTCCTCGCGGTGACCGGACCTCGTGCGACATGGGAAGTAGCCTTCCCTCTCGGCTATCTGCTGACGATGTTTCCGCTTCCTCAGATGATTCAGCAGAACCTGTCATCCTCGCTACAACTTCTGTCTTCGAAGTTTGGGGTCGGCTGTCTCCAGTTGATCGGCGTGACGGCCTTCCGAGAAGGAAACGTGATCGACCTTGGTCCGATTCAGCTGCAGGTGGTGGAGGCCTGCAGCGGGCTGCGGTATTTGTTCCCGCTCGTGTCACTGGCCCTCTTGTGCGGGTACTTGTTCCAGGACCGCTTGTGGAAACGGGTCCTGTTGGTCGGATCCGCCATTCCCTTGGCGATTTTCCTCAACGGAATTCGTATTGGAGTGATCGGTGTGTTGGTGGAATGGTACGGGCAGGGTGCGGCGGAAGGGTTCATGCACTTTTTTGAGGGATGGGTGGTGTTCGTCGTGAGCTTTGTCATTCTACTGGCCGAAATGCAGTTGCTCAGTCGCATCGGGCAATCTGCTCCTCAGCCATCTCCGTCACCCGCTCACGGGTCCGTCGCAAAACCATTCTCTGCCGTTCCGGTTTGGTCTTCTTCGATGACAGTCTGTCTGCTCCTCCTGCTGGGTATTGCCGCCGCATCGGTTCCGCTTCGCGGCCGCGAGGACATTACGCCGTCACGGCAACTGTTTCTTGATTTTCCCATGGACTTGTCGGGATGGCATGGCAGCCCGTTGACGATGGAAAAGGTCTATGTCGATGCATTGCGGTTCGACGACTATCTGCTGGCCAATTATCAGACTTCGGCGAATGGTCCGATCAATCTGTACGTGGCATATTACGGGTCGCAGAAAACCGGCCAGTCTGCGCATTCCCCGAAAACCTGCCTGCCGGGGGGAGGTTGGGAGGTGACGTCATTGGATCAGATCACCGTCGGAAATGGTCTCTCGAACCGGATCTTCTTTGCGAACCGAGCCGTGATACAAAAAGGAGATGCTCGGCAAATCGTCCTCTACTGGTTCAAGCAGCGTGAACGCATCGTGACGAACGAGTACCTCGTCAAGGCATGGCTGTTTTGGGATGCACTGACAAAGCAGCGAACTGACGGAGCGCTGATTCGATTGGTTGCCCCGGTGTTGCCGGGTGAAGACGATGCGGCGACGGATCAGCGGTTGCAGCAATTTGCCGCATTGGTACAACCGACCCTGTCCGCCTACGTCCCGGATTAA
- a CDS encoding glycosyltransferase family 4 protein produces the protein MATAFFFSFLGSLIICMALIPPLMASAGRLQVLDVPGGRKAHSGSVAKVGGIALATGTFIGVLMWAPKDDVILASLLGGLIILLFGIWDDRVGLTYSVKFAGQALAAFIVLAVGGVHVSSLPMIPDSWMTPWVSLPFTFLTLIAVTNAVNLADGLDGLAGGLSLISFAATAILAFQMEDSLLMLMVVSVLGGLLGFLRFNTYPARVFMGDAGSQFLGFYLGVTALVLTDPSHGPYSPMTALFIWGLPVLDMFGVMIQRWHEGRSPFIGDRNHLHHRLLSMGWSHREAVMLIYAVQTGLVTLAYTTRWQPDWVLMLIYLVVAACVLIIYIRPVDRLMLHARSADTMREDGRAVAWRSNYPGLAQLPIRLLAVVVPGFLIVSVGLPQHIPFDAGLVAAGLLAALVCGMRLWPRSAPFLVRAGLYVGSTFVLYFSELSAPAMASPWLQPVNLLLIGVALLVITVMKVTAADKFEMTPLDSLMVLLATLLPFLPDMEVGEINLSLLTAKLIVLFFSFELLLHGYSRRITEAGFLAMWLLSGLVIRAWV, from the coding sequence ATGGCCACCGCATTCTTTTTCAGCTTTTTGGGGTCTCTGATCATCTGCATGGCGCTCATTCCGCCGTTGATGGCATCGGCCGGGCGCCTCCAGGTGCTCGATGTTCCCGGCGGCCGGAAGGCACACTCGGGCTCTGTGGCCAAGGTCGGCGGTATTGCTTTGGCCACGGGCACCTTCATTGGTGTGCTGATGTGGGCGCCGAAGGACGATGTGATCCTGGCCAGTCTCCTGGGCGGATTGATCATTCTGCTGTTCGGCATCTGGGATGATCGGGTCGGGTTGACCTACTCGGTCAAATTTGCAGGACAGGCGTTGGCGGCATTCATCGTCTTGGCGGTAGGCGGAGTACACGTGAGCAGTCTTCCAATGATTCCAGATTCCTGGATGACTCCGTGGGTCAGTCTCCCGTTTACGTTTCTGACCTTGATCGCCGTGACCAACGCCGTCAATTTAGCCGATGGGTTGGACGGGCTGGCCGGCGGATTATCACTCATCAGCTTTGCCGCGACCGCCATTCTGGCGTTCCAAATGGAAGACTCCCTGCTGATGCTGATGGTGGTATCCGTGCTCGGCGGGCTGCTCGGGTTCCTCCGATTCAATACCTATCCGGCACGCGTATTCATGGGCGATGCAGGAAGCCAATTCCTCGGTTTCTATCTCGGCGTGACGGCGCTCGTTCTCACTGATCCATCACATGGTCCGTATAGTCCGATGACGGCACTGTTCATTTGGGGATTACCGGTCCTCGACATGTTCGGAGTGATGATCCAACGCTGGCATGAAGGCCGTTCACCGTTCATCGGAGACCGGAATCACTTGCATCATCGTCTGCTGAGCATGGGATGGTCGCATCGCGAGGCCGTGATGCTCATTTATGCCGTTCAAACCGGATTGGTGACATTGGCATATACCACACGTTGGCAGCCTGACTGGGTGTTGATGCTGATCTATCTGGTCGTTGCGGCGTGCGTCTTGATCATTTATATACGGCCGGTTGATCGGCTGATGTTGCATGCGCGATCTGCCGACACTATGCGCGAGGATGGCAGAGCCGTCGCCTGGCGTTCAAATTATCCCGGGCTTGCGCAATTGCCCATCCGTCTGCTGGCGGTTGTCGTGCCGGGATTTCTTATTGTGAGCGTAGGCCTGCCGCAACACATTCCCTTTGATGCCGGCCTCGTGGCCGCCGGCCTTCTCGCCGCGCTCGTGTGCGGCATGCGGCTGTGGCCCCGTTCGGCGCCATTTCTGGTGCGCGCGGGCCTTTACGTCGGCAGTACCTTTGTTTTGTATTTCAGTGAACTCAGCGCCCCTGCTATGGCGTCTCCGTGGCTTCAGCCGGTCAACCTGTTGCTCATCGGGGTGGCGCTGCTCGTCATCACGGTCATGAAGGTGACGGCGGCAGACAAATTTGAAATGACGCCGCTTGATTCCTTAATGGTGCTGTTGGCAACGCTATTGCCGTTTCTGCCGGACATGGAGGTCGGCGAGATTAATCTGAGTCTGTTGACGGCAAAACTGATCGTGCTCTTCTTCTCATTCGAACTTCTTCTTCACGGCTATAGCCGACGGATTACGGAAGCCGGATTCCTGGCCATGTGGCTCTTGAGCGGCCTGGTGATCCGCGCGTGGGTGTAA